The DNA sequence CCAGTTTTTTAATAGCGGCCTTTACTTCTTCCACGCTCTGATTTAACATTACGGCGATTTGTTCCGGTGTAATCCTGTTATCTCTTTCTAAAATTTCAAGTATTTGCTCCATTGCAATTCCTCCTTTTTCAAGTTTCCAAAACATATTTAGTGTATATTATATAATTATATTCGCAAAATTGCTATATATAATCATAAAAAAAAGACTAAGATTGAGATTAAGAATGCCAGTTTCAAGCTCAACCTTAATCTTTATCTTAATCTTTTATCTCTATCTCCTTCAGCCATCTATCTGTTCTACTTCTTCCTCTTGAGTAACAGCAGCCTCTTGTTCCGTTTCAGCTGTTGCATCAATTTCTTCCTCTTCTACCAGTTCAACCAACTGCAGCTCATATCTTTTAATTCTATCAATAGCTTCCAACCTCAGTTCACGAAGCTCTTTTTTTACCATTTCCAATTTATTTTGTTCTTCATTTATTTTTAATTGAAGTTCTTGTCTCCTAAGCCCGGCTTCTCTAACAGCATCATCAATAATTTTTTTTGCCTGTTCTTCTGCTTTGATAATAGCATCGGCTATGTATGTACGACCGCTTTCAATTGCCGTTAACTTATTTGTTAACTCTTCAACCTGCTTTTTCAAATCCTGATTCTGGTTTCTTAAGGCAACGAGCTCATCATCTTTGATTTTTATTTGCTCTTCCAGGTCTTTTGCCAGCTTTTCTATGAATTCATAAACGTCCTGTTTCTTATAACCAAACATACTGCTTCTAAACCTTTTTTCTCCTGACATATATATTCCTCCAACCGTTATAGTCTATTTATATGTATATATATTCAATATATGGTGATCAAAATCCTTCTTTTTCTGACAAAATTCTTAAATCCGAAAATCACAACTATATGGTTCACAGTTAACAGTTCTCAGTTCACAGCAGTAAACGATTGAATAGCTTTTACTGTGAACCGTGAACTGTGAACTTATTGACTTTATCTGCCATGTAAAATCATTATCAGTAAATATATATATAATACTAATTAAATGAATGTATATAGAACGAATGGAAAAATAATCTATACTTATTTTATAATTAACTGGCAGTTTAAAGATATAGGTAATTAGTCCCGAGAAGTTTGAGAAATATTCAAAAAAGGCTCACTATTATATAGTGAGCCTTTTTTGTTAATTAAAATTAGAATCTTGCAAAAGCACTACTTCTACCCCTATTATTGGACATTCCACCTTGTCGTCTTGGTGCATTGTTTCTTTGAGCCTTCTTGGCCGCTCTGCATTCTTTGCAACGGGTAGGTTCATTGGTAAAGCCTTTTTCAGCATAAAACTGCTGTTCGCCTTCAGTAAAAACAAAAGTTGCACCGCAGTCTTTGCAGGTAAGATTTTTATCTGCCATTCTTATAACCTCCTTCTCAATTTTTTTGGATTTCCACTAGCTTAAGACCGGTATATTATGGACATCCCTAAAAAATTAGAAGAGAGGTCATATATACTGTATGTGGCACGTGGTTAATCTATATTCTATTATATACTTTTTTTGTGCAAAATACAATATTTTTGAAAATTTATTTTTCTTTTAGGGTAGTTCAATGGTCTTATTTTCTTTAGATTCCTTATATAGTACAAATTTATTGCCAATGACCTGAATAGATTCAGCGCCT is a window from the Petroclostridium xylanilyticum genome containing:
- a CDS encoding DivIVA domain-containing protein; protein product: MSGEKRFRSSMFGYKKQDVYEFIEKLAKDLEEQIKIKDDELVALRNQNQDLKKQVEELTNKLTAIESGRTYIADAIIKAEEQAKKIIDDAVREAGLRRQELQLKINEEQNKLEMVKKELRELRLEAIDRIKRYELQLVELVEEEEIDATAETEQEAAVTQEEEVEQIDG
- a CDS encoding zinc-ribbon domain-containing protein, with translation MADKNLTCKDCGATFVFTEGEQQFYAEKGFTNEPTRCKECRAAKKAQRNNAPRRQGGMSNNRGRSSAFARF